A genomic window from Pungitius pungitius chromosome 12, fPunPun2.1, whole genome shotgun sequence includes:
- the spc24 gene encoding kinetochore protein Spc24 — translation MALCQKFNDLVETGEGLVAFINSSQPEKLRQVKDEHQALFENHMKTKKIVTQILKDVGEIEERAGQMLLDMEEEKTRREQELQNLEEQLRQAAAKSQMTDSELQFLQKEFESLRSAEHELVTLQSEVDEDTTEVIPSAIYVAQVYYLITKIKWEYDTQPNVLKGVHYGADLATPINIDTSTRPRSDVSDQLWGFVSTEW, via the exons ATGGCTCTATGTCAGAAATTCAATGACTTGGTGGAGACTGGGGAGGGGCTGGTCGCCTTCATCAACAGCAGCCAACCGGAGAAACTGAGACAAGTGAAGGATGAACATCAGGCTCTTTTTGAAAACCACATGAAAACCAAGAAGATTGTCACGCAGATTTTAAAAG ATGTTGGAGAGATTGAGGAGAGGGCGGGCCAGATGCTGctggacatggaggaggagaagacgagaagggagcaggagctgcagaacctggaggagcagctgagacaAGCCGCCGCCAAGAGCCAGATGACCGACTCAGAACTACA GTTTCTGCAGAAAGAGTTTGAGAGCCTGAGAAGCGCGGAGCACGAGCTGGTGACCCTTCAGAGCGAAGTGGACGAAGACACCACCGAGGTCATCCCTTCAGCAAT TTACGTGGCTCAGGTGTACTACCTGATAACCAAGATCAAGTGGGAATATGACACACAGCCCAACGTCCTAAAAGGAG TGCACTACGGCGCAGACCTGGCGACTCCCATCAACATCGACACCTCCACGCGACCTCGGAGCGACGTGAGCGACCAGCTGTGGGGCTTTGTCAGCACTGAGTGGTAG
- the s1pr5a gene encoding sphingosine 1-phosphate receptor 5a, which translates to MTKESFHAAAGAPSAITMFRSYHNNAVILEHYNFTGKLDAKKYTEGLKPQDIAFLLVCLLIVAENAVVLLAIWRNKKFHLPMYYLLGNLTLSDLLAGFTYMVNILTSGANTMLLTPVLWFLREGGVFIMLAASVISLLAIAIERHVTMVRMKPYQGDKQGRMFALIGASWVLSVFLGVLPILGWNCMGRLDQCSTVLPLFAKSYILFCITIFSAILMSIVVLYVRIFRIVKFNTQRLASVPQRKGLYRKSQKYMALLKTVTIVLGVFIACWLPLFILLLLDFCCPAKSCSVLFKADYFLVIAMLNSLLNPIIYTLTSKDMRRAILRLLCRHCLLTKDGQVKKIGIPFLECSTSKADAASHRLEGLETTVSSGNLTPSTIKAIYPRMSKS; encoded by the coding sequence ATGACCAAAGAGTCTTTccatgctgctgctggggcCCCTTCAGCCATCACCATGTTCCGCTCCTACCACAACAACGCGGTCATCCTGGAGCACTACAACTTCACCGGCAAGCTGGATGCGAAAAAGTACACGGAGGGCCTCAAACCCCAGGACATCGCTTTCCTGCTGGTCTGCCTGCTTATTGTCGCCGAGAACGCCGTGGTGCTTCTGGCCATCTGGAGGAACAAGAAGTTCCACCTGCCCATGTACTACTTGCTGGGCAACTTGACTCTCTCGGACCTGCTGGCGGGCTTCACCTACATGGTGAACATCCTGACGTCCGGCGCCAACACCATGCTGTTGACCCCCGTGCTGTGGTTCCTGCGGGAGGGCGGCGTGTTCATCATGCTGGCCGCCTCGGTCATCAGCCTGCTGGCCATCGCCATAGAGCGCCACGTTACCATGGTGAGGATGAAGCCGTACCAGGGCGACAAACAGGGCCGGATGTTCGCGCTGATCGGGGCCAGCTGGGTGCTGTCCGTGTTCCTGGGCGTCCTGCCCATCCTGGGCTGGAACTGCATGGGACGCCTGGACCAGTGCTCCACGGTGCTCCCGCTCTTCGCCAAGAGCTACATCCTCTTCTGCATCACCATCTTCAGCGCCATCCTCATGTCCATCGTGGTGCTGTACGTCCGCATCTTCCGCATCGTCAAGTTCAACACCCAGCGGCTGGCCTCTGTGCCGCAGCGCAAGGGCCTCTACCGCAAGTCCCAGAAGTACATGGCCCTGCTGAAGACGGTCACCATAGTCCTGGGGGTCTTCATCGCCTGCTGGTTGCCCCTCTTCATCCTACTGCTGCTGGACTTCTGCTGCCCGGCCAAAAGCTGCTCGGTGCTCTTCAAGGCGGACTACTTCCTGGTGATCGCCATGCTCAACTCCCTGCTCAACCCCATCATCTACACGCTGACCAGCAAGGACATGAGGAGGGCCATCCTCCGGCTGCTCTGCAGACACTGCCTGCTGACGAAGGACGGCCAGGTGAAGAAGATCGGGATACCATTCCTGGAGTGCAGCACCAGCAAGGCCGACGCGGCGTCCCACAGGCTGGAGGGGCTGGAGACGACCGTGTCCTCCGGGAACTTAACGCCCTCCACAATCAAGGCCATTTACCCCCGGATGTCTAAGTCATGA
- the kri1 gene encoding protein KRI1 homolog — MSDFKINSEFAHKYDKYRQKEELQRLKDRYGDQSGESESSESSSEDSEVEVDPEVERDFYRTLSLLKKKDPKIYQTDAKFYSEVASSSDEQPSTSKKAVKPMYLRDYERKVILEKEGKFEDDDDSDDEEEAARRMERAASPTYIQEQRELKNSFRKFVQDSDDDDEASEAGGSEFLTRRIKTQEEKDNEEADYVEWLKGQTNLDGPEEVKDMKYLRDYWNDPELDEKERFLRDYVLNKGYIDGDAGDGKRIPTYDELVQDDVEDSEEEGETFLERQEDFERSYNFRFEEPDAQKIKTYPRSIATSVRSKDDSRKRKRDEVKERKDKEKEQKREQLKQLKNLKRNEIVEKLKRLKELTGNEELAFSQADLEGDFDPQQHDQIMQKVFGNEYYREEEGEKPHFDDEDEHEEPWNWDVWTGDSQEEDYSENAGSGPHCEDQNFIMDADYDPNQQTASKRKKQQQKDRKKMKKEDLPQMSKKRKKSHFAEVLTQKKPVFDPQEKSFEQYLDEYYKLDYEDIIDDLPCRFRYRQVLANDFGLSTDEILTANDKELNQWCTLKKTCMFRSDKAETSDLKNYQIKAQNVKRKRAILSSVYSEEDKPLEDEAKPGKQQQQQQRDHPKDAEKQDRAAEDIVDSAEAADEILIPKKMKRQEQVQTAVTARENADKAVEVRNWPERPKWSKKKQTHPGGRLASGTSGVKIGGREFSRQRLKAYGLNPKRLFFRQLGRQKRKEQVKKEKLEKKKQA, encoded by the exons GAAGTGGACCCTGAAGTCGAGAGGGACTTTTATAGAACATTGTCACTGCTTAAGAAAAAAGACCCTAAGATCTATCAGACGGACGCCAAGTTCTACTCGGAGG TTGCATCGAGCAGCGATGAACAGCCTTCAACCTCAAAGAAGGCAGTGAAGCCCATGTATCTCAGGGACTACGAACGTAAAGTCATCCTGGAGAAGGAGGG tAAATTTGAGGATGATGACGACagtgacgatgaggaggaggccGCCAGGAGAATGGAG AGAGCCGCCTCTCCGACCTACATTCAGGAGCAGCGGGAGCTGAAAAACAG CTTCCGTAAATTCGTCCAGGACAGCGACGATGACGACGAGGCCAGCGAAGCCGGGGGATCGGAGTTTCTCACCAGGAGGATCAAAACGCAGGAGGAAAAG GACAACGAGGAGGCGGACTATGTGGAGTGGCTGAAAGGCCAAACGAACCTCGATGGCccggaggaggtgaaggacatG AAATACTTGAGGGACTACTGGAACGACCCGGAGTTGGACGAGAAGGAGCGTTTCCTGAGGGACTACGTCCTCAACAAGGGCTACATCGACGGGGACGCCGGTGACGGCAAACG GATCCCGACGTACGACGAGCTGGTCCAGGACGACGTGGAGGACtccgaggaggaaggggagactTTCTTGGAGCGGCAGGAGGACTTTGAGAGAAGCTACAACTTCCGCTTCGAGGAGCCCGACGCTCAGAAGATCAAGACGTACCCCCGCAGCATCGCCACGTCTGTGCGCTCCAAAGACGACAGCAGGAAGCGCAAAAGGGACGAAGTGAAAGAAAGGAAGGATAAG GAGAAAGAGCAGAAGCGGGAGCAGCTGAAGCAGCTCAAGAACCTGAAGCGAAACGAGATCGTGGAGAAGCTGAAGAGGCTCAAGGAGCTGACGGGCAACGAGGAGCTCGCCTTCAGCCAGGCCGACCTGGAGGGGGACTTCGATCCACAGCAACATGACCAGATAATGCAG aAAGTTTTTGGTAATGAATActacagagaagaagaaggcgagAAGCCTCACTTTGATGATGAAGACGAACATGAGG AGCCCTGGAACTGGGACGTGTGGACGGGTGATTCTCAAGAGGAGGACTACAGTGAGAATGCTGGCTCTGGGCCCCACTGCGAGGATCAGAACTTCATT ATGGATGCAGACTACGACCCCAACCAGCAGACGGCCTCCAAGagaaagaagcagcagcaaaaggacagaaagaagatgaagaaggaggATTTGCCACAAATgagcaaaaagaggaaaaagtctCACTTTGCGGAGGTCCTCACCCAAAAGAAGCCCGTGTTTGACCCGC AGGAGAAAAGCTTTGAGCAGTACTTGGACGAGTACTACAAGCTGGACTACGAGGACATCATAGACGACCTCCCGTGCCGCTTCCGCTACAGGCAGGTCCTCGCCAACGACTTCGGCCTCAGCACCGACGAG ATTTTAACTGCCAACGATAAGGAGCTGAACCAGTGGTGCACTCTGAAGAAGACCTGCATGTTCAG GTCCGACAAAGCCGAGACCAGTGACTTGAAGAACTATCAGATAAAGGCCCAGaatgtgaagaggaagagggcgaTCCTGAGCTCTGTGTATTCTGA GGAAGACAAACCGCTGGAAGATGAGGCCAAGCcggggaagcagcagcagcagcagcagcgcgacCATCCGAAGGACGCCGAGAAGCAGGACAGAGCTGCAGAGGACATCGTGGACTCTGCAGAGGCAGCGGATGAGATTCTGATTCCCAAGAAAATGAAACGCCAGGAGCAGGTTCAGACCGCGGTCACCGCCCGGGAGAACGCGGACAAAGCTGTGGAAGTGAGAAACTGGCCTGAAAGACCCAAATGGTCCAAGAAAAAGCAAACGCACCCCGGTGGGCGCCTCGCATCGGGAACCAGCGGGGTGAAGATTGGCGGCCGCGAGTTCAGTAGACAGAGACTGAAGGCCTACGGTCTGAACCCCAAGAGACTGTTCTTCAGACAGCTCGGCAGACAGAAACGAAAAGAGCaggtgaagaaggagaagctggagaagaaaaaacaggcgTGA